A window of Scophthalmus maximus strain ysfricsl-2021 chromosome 10, ASM2237912v1, whole genome shotgun sequence contains these coding sequences:
- the LOC118283502 gene encoding inhibitor of nuclear factor kappa-B kinase subunit alpha isoform X2 produces MERTAVRQSQLCGSWEMKERLGMGGFGHVYLYQHLELGEKIAVKLCRLELNSKNKDRWSREIQIMKKLNHVNVVQAREVPEELSSIALNDLPLLAMEYCSRGDLRKVLNKPENCCGLKESEVLSLLSDIGSGIQYLHENKIIHRDLKPENIVLQEIGGKLVHKIIDLGYAKDLDQGSLCTSFVGTLQYLAPELFESKPYTVTVDYWSFGTVIFECTCGFRPFLHHMQPVQWTSKVKNKGPNDIMAVEDMNGEVRFSTHLPYPNNLSRPLLEPVESLLQMLLLWDPATRGGGLDPDRNKPYCYTTLQNILNMKVIHVLDMTSAQLHSLVLGAEEGLHSLQLRLETHTQTRISPLSQELLLETGISLDPRRPPAHCLPDGLRGWDSSIVFLFDKSLTKYSGPLTARPLPDSVNFIVRETKTQLPLSALRKVWGEAVSYICGLKEDYIRLYQGQKAAMLSLLRYNTNLTRYKNLLFSQSQQLRAKLAFFKTSIQHDLEQYAKQRQTGISSEKMLKTWQENEEKADRFTKVADVGYLDEEIVALHSEIVELQRSPFARRQGDVMEQLEEKAIELYKQLKAKCKSPDPPHGYSDSSDMVKTILQTVQNQDRVLKDLYTHLSTILVCKQRIVDLFPKLERAVENIKTAEAAVMQMQMKRQKEFWYLLKIACAQSNSPSQPIMQRPTDSEAVHQLLDENQRYLGQLTSLLQDATQEMEHSVMDQDWSWTQYRAVKTQPQKP; encoded by the exons ATGGAGCGGACTGCGGTCAGACAGAGCCAGCTCTGCGGCTCCTGGGAGATGAAGGAGAGGCTTGGGATGGGAGGCTTCGGGCACGTCTACCTGTACCAGCACCTT GAGCTGGGAGAGAAGATTGCTGTGAAACTTTGCCGCCTGGAGCTGAACTCCAAGAACAAAGACCGCTGGAGCAGAGAGATCCAGATCATGAAAAA actGAACCACGTGAACGTTGTTCAGGCCAGAGAAGTACCAGAGGAGTTGAGCTCCATTGCTTTAAATGACCTCCCGCTGTTGGCCATGGAGTACTGCTCGAGAGGAGACCTACGCAAG GTGTTGAATAAACCGGAAAACTGTTGTGGGCTAAAGGAGAGTGAAGTCCTCTCACTGCTTAGTGACATAG GTTCTGGTATTCAGTATCTCCATGAAAACAAGATCATTCACAGAGACCTAAAGCCCGAGAACATAGTTCTTCAGGAGATTGGTGGGAAG CTTGTCCATAAAATCATAGATCTGGGTTATGCAAAAGATCTAGATCAAGGCAGTCTCTGTACGTCCTTCGTCGGAACTCTCCAGTACCTG GCTCCAGAGCTGTTTGAGAGTAAACCCTACACTGTGACTGTGGACTACTGGAGCTTTGGGACGGTGATCTTTGAATGCACTTGTGGCTTTCGCCCCTTTTTACACCACATGCAACCCGTACAGTG GACAAGTAAGGTCAAGAACAAAGGTCCCAATGACATCATGGCAGTAGAGGACATGAATGGGGAAGTCAGATTCTCGACACATCTCCCATATCCCAACAATCTCAGCAG acCGCTGCTCGAGCCAGTTGAGTCTCTACTACAGATGTTGTTACTGTGGGACCCTGCAACACGTGGCGGGGGCCTGGATCCTGACAGAAACAAGCCGTACTGCTACACCACTCTACAGAATATTCTCAACATGAAG gtgATTCATGTGTTGGACATGACCTCAGCCCAGCTGCACTCCTTGGTTTTGGGAGCGGAGGAAGGTTTACACTCCCTGCAGCTCCGcctggagacacacactcagacacgcATCTCCCCGCTGAGccaagagctgctgctggagacggGAATCTCCCTCGACCCACGCAGACCGCCCGCACACTGTCTGCCAGATGGATTG CGAGGCTGGGACAGCTCCATAGTCTTCCTGTTTGATAAGAGCCTGACCAAGTACTCTGGACCGCTGACCGCCAGACCTCTGCCAGACAGTGTCAACTTTATCG TCAGGGAGACTAAGACACAGCTCCCACTGTCTGCACTGAGAAAGGTGTGGGGGGAAGCAGTCAGCTACATCTGCGGGCTGAAAGAGGACTACATCCGCCTTTACCAGGGACAGAAGGCTGCCAT GCTGAGTCTGCTGCGTTACAACACCAACCTGACACGGTACAAGAATCTGCTGTTCTCACAGTCACAGCAGCTCAGAGCCAAACTGGCTTTTTTTAAGACCAGCATCCAGCACGACCTGGAGCAGTACGCCAAGCAGAGGCAAACCGGCATCT CTTCAGAGAAAATGTTGAAGACGTGGCAGGAAAACGAAGAGAAGGCCGATAGGTTTACAAAG GTTGCAGATGTGGGGTATCTGGATGAAGAGATAGTGGCTCTACATTCTGAGATCGTGGAGTTGCAGAGGAGTCCATTTGCGCGGAGACAAGGGGATGTAATGGAACAGCT tgAGGAAAAGGCAATTGAACTCTACAAGCAGCTGAAAGCTAAGTGCAAAA GTCCTGACCCTCCACATGGCTACAGTGACAGCTCTGACATGGTGAAAACCATCCTCCAAACTGTTCAGAACCAGGACAGAGTGCTGAAGGACTTGTACACTCACCTCAG TACAATTCTGGTGTGTAAGCAGCGCATCGTGGATTTGTTCCCTAAGTTGGAGAGGGCGGTGGAGAACATTAAAACTGCAGAGGCTGCGGTGATGCAGATGCAAATGAAGCGACAGAAAGAGTTCTGGTATCTCCTCAAGATTGCCTGC GCCCAGAGCAATTCTCCATCACAGCCAATTATGCAACGACCCACTGACAG TGAAGCTGTTCATCAGTTACTGGATGAGAACCAGCGTTATCTGGGTCAGCTTACTTCTCTGCTGCAAGACGCCACCCAGGAGATGGAGCACAGTGTCATG gATCAGGACTGGAGCTGGACTCAGTACagagctgtgaaaacacaacctcagaAGCCGTAG
- the spef1 gene encoding sperm flagellar protein 1 isoform X1, with translation MSRELNEEELQELYAWIDKVPLSRPKRNITRDFSDGARLSACFHLVPSSADPSAVMAAEVAKHFFPKLVDLHNYIPANSTAQKLSNWNLLNRKVFSKMNFHVPEETVKRIVLSAAGVIEPVLSTLREKIDKKLEHTTDNILDLEYFDTRNHEQPHAEIHQTEVAQLRGGDMKKDDKRRQRNCKPEHTVEFYTDMDPTLRIILQEKEQAVMGLQETVEILQMKVSRLEHLVHLKDMRIDELTRHLETYKTKGNPR, from the exons ATGAGCCGAGAGCTGAacgaagaggagctgcaggagctgtaCGCCTGGATAGACAAAGTGCCTCTGTCCCGGCCGAAGAGGAACATCACGAGGGACTTCAGCGACGGAG CTCGACTGTCTGCCTGTTTTCACCTCGTCCCCTCTTCCGCCGACCCGTCCGCAGTGATGGCTGCCGAGGTGGCGAAGCACTTCTTCCCGAAGCTGGTGGACCTGCACAACTACATCCCTGCGAACTCCACAGCGCAGAAGCTCAGCAACTGGAACCTCCTCAACAG GAAGGTGTTTTCCAAGATGAACTTCCATGTGCCTGAAGAAACAGTGAAGAGGATCGTACTGAGCGCTGCGGGAGTGATAGAGCCTGTACTGAGCACCCTGAGGGAGAAGATAGACAAGAAACTAGAGCACACCACCGACAATATACTG GATTTGGAATACTTTGACACCAGGAACCACGAGCAACCTCATGCAG AAATTCATCAGACCGAAGTGGCTCAGTTGAGAGGAGGGGATATGAAAAAAGATGAcaagagaagacaaagaaactG TAAACCAGAGCACACAGTGGAGTTTTACACAGACATGGACCCAACTTTACGAATAATCCTGCAAGAAAAAGAGCAAGCGGTCATGGGTTTGCAGGAGACTGtggag atctTGCAGATGAAAGTGAGCAGGTTAGAGCATCTGGTTCACTTAAAGGACATGCGTATTGATGAGCTGACCCGGCACCTGGAGACGTACAAAACCAAAGGCAATCCACGCTGA
- the LOC118283502 gene encoding inhibitor of nuclear factor kappa-B kinase subunit alpha isoform X1, which produces MERTAVRQSQLCGSWEMKERLGMGGFGHVYLYQHLELGEKIAVKLCRLELNSKNKDRWSREIQIMKKLNHVNVVQAREVPEELSSIALNDLPLLAMEYCSRGDLRKVLNKPENCCGLKESEVLSLLSDIGSGIQYLHENKIIHRDLKPENIVLQEIGGKLVHKIIDLGYAKDLDQGSLCTSFVGTLQYLAPELFESKPYTVTVDYWSFGTVIFECTCGFRPFLHHMQPVQWTSKVKNKGPNDIMAVEDMNGEVRFSTHLPYPNNLSRPLLEPVESLLQMLLLWDPATRGGGLDPDRNKPYCYTTLQNILNMKVIHVLDMTSAQLHSLVLGAEEGLHSLQLRLETHTQTRISPLSQELLLETGISLDPRRPPAHCLPDGLRGWDSSIVFLFDKSLTKYSGPLTARPLPDSVNFIVRETKTQLPLSALRKVWGEAVSYICGLKEDYIRLYQGQKAAMLSLLRYNTNLTRYKNLLFSQSQQLRAKLAFFKTSIQHDLEQYAKQRQTGISSEKMLKTWQENEEKADRFTKVADVGYLDEEIVALHSEIVELQRSPFARRQGDVMEQLEEKAIELYKQLKAKCKSPDPPHGYSDSSDMVKTILQTVQNQDRVLKDLYTHLSTILVCKQRIVDLFPKLERAVENIKTAEAAVMQMQMKRQKEFWYLLKIACAQSNSPSQPIMQRPTDSLQMNLTPICMFLDCGRKQEPPEKSHTDTRRTCPGWSVGLKRDLNSVQFTVKYSCI; this is translated from the exons ATGGAGCGGACTGCGGTCAGACAGAGCCAGCTCTGCGGCTCCTGGGAGATGAAGGAGAGGCTTGGGATGGGAGGCTTCGGGCACGTCTACCTGTACCAGCACCTT GAGCTGGGAGAGAAGATTGCTGTGAAACTTTGCCGCCTGGAGCTGAACTCCAAGAACAAAGACCGCTGGAGCAGAGAGATCCAGATCATGAAAAA actGAACCACGTGAACGTTGTTCAGGCCAGAGAAGTACCAGAGGAGTTGAGCTCCATTGCTTTAAATGACCTCCCGCTGTTGGCCATGGAGTACTGCTCGAGAGGAGACCTACGCAAG GTGTTGAATAAACCGGAAAACTGTTGTGGGCTAAAGGAGAGTGAAGTCCTCTCACTGCTTAGTGACATAG GTTCTGGTATTCAGTATCTCCATGAAAACAAGATCATTCACAGAGACCTAAAGCCCGAGAACATAGTTCTTCAGGAGATTGGTGGGAAG CTTGTCCATAAAATCATAGATCTGGGTTATGCAAAAGATCTAGATCAAGGCAGTCTCTGTACGTCCTTCGTCGGAACTCTCCAGTACCTG GCTCCAGAGCTGTTTGAGAGTAAACCCTACACTGTGACTGTGGACTACTGGAGCTTTGGGACGGTGATCTTTGAATGCACTTGTGGCTTTCGCCCCTTTTTACACCACATGCAACCCGTACAGTG GACAAGTAAGGTCAAGAACAAAGGTCCCAATGACATCATGGCAGTAGAGGACATGAATGGGGAAGTCAGATTCTCGACACATCTCCCATATCCCAACAATCTCAGCAG acCGCTGCTCGAGCCAGTTGAGTCTCTACTACAGATGTTGTTACTGTGGGACCCTGCAACACGTGGCGGGGGCCTGGATCCTGACAGAAACAAGCCGTACTGCTACACCACTCTACAGAATATTCTCAACATGAAG gtgATTCATGTGTTGGACATGACCTCAGCCCAGCTGCACTCCTTGGTTTTGGGAGCGGAGGAAGGTTTACACTCCCTGCAGCTCCGcctggagacacacactcagacacgcATCTCCCCGCTGAGccaagagctgctgctggagacggGAATCTCCCTCGACCCACGCAGACCGCCCGCACACTGTCTGCCAGATGGATTG CGAGGCTGGGACAGCTCCATAGTCTTCCTGTTTGATAAGAGCCTGACCAAGTACTCTGGACCGCTGACCGCCAGACCTCTGCCAGACAGTGTCAACTTTATCG TCAGGGAGACTAAGACACAGCTCCCACTGTCTGCACTGAGAAAGGTGTGGGGGGAAGCAGTCAGCTACATCTGCGGGCTGAAAGAGGACTACATCCGCCTTTACCAGGGACAGAAGGCTGCCAT GCTGAGTCTGCTGCGTTACAACACCAACCTGACACGGTACAAGAATCTGCTGTTCTCACAGTCACAGCAGCTCAGAGCCAAACTGGCTTTTTTTAAGACCAGCATCCAGCACGACCTGGAGCAGTACGCCAAGCAGAGGCAAACCGGCATCT CTTCAGAGAAAATGTTGAAGACGTGGCAGGAAAACGAAGAGAAGGCCGATAGGTTTACAAAG GTTGCAGATGTGGGGTATCTGGATGAAGAGATAGTGGCTCTACATTCTGAGATCGTGGAGTTGCAGAGGAGTCCATTTGCGCGGAGACAAGGGGATGTAATGGAACAGCT tgAGGAAAAGGCAATTGAACTCTACAAGCAGCTGAAAGCTAAGTGCAAAA GTCCTGACCCTCCACATGGCTACAGTGACAGCTCTGACATGGTGAAAACCATCCTCCAAACTGTTCAGAACCAGGACAGAGTGCTGAAGGACTTGTACACTCACCTCAG TACAATTCTGGTGTGTAAGCAGCGCATCGTGGATTTGTTCCCTAAGTTGGAGAGGGCGGTGGAGAACATTAAAACTGCAGAGGCTGCGGTGATGCAGATGCAAATGAAGCGACAGAAAGAGTTCTGGTATCTCCTCAAGATTGCCTGC GCCCAGAGCAATTCTCCATCACAGCCAATTATGCAACGACCCACTGACAG tttgcagatgaacctaaccccaatctgcatgtttttggactgtgggaggaagcaggagcCCCCAGAGAAAAGCCACACAGACACTAGGAGAACATGCcctggttggtcggttggtttgaAGCGGGATTtgaattcagttcagttcactGTAAAATACAGTTGTATTTGA
- the erlin1 gene encoding erlin-1 has translation MTMPHVGAVFAAIAGVTAILLHSSIHKIEEGHLAVYYRGGALLTSPNGPGYHIMLPFITTFRSVQTTLQTDEIKNVPCGTSGGVMIYFDRIEVVNMLVPLAVVEIVRNYTADYDKTLIFNKIHHELNQFCSVHTLQEVYIELFDIIDENLKTALQKDLNCMAPGLTIQAVRVTKPKIPESIRRNFELMEAEKTRLLITAQTQKVVEKEAETERKKAIIEAQKMAQVAQIHFQQKVMEKETEKKISEIEDSAYLARERAKADAEFYTAAKSAEANKVKLTTEYLELMKYQAIAANSKIYFGQDIPNMFVEGTNSPPKLPNAEPDWFKGKPEGQ, from the exons ATGACGATGCCGCATGTAGGGGCAGTATTCGCAGCAATAGCAGGAGTGACGGCCATCCTGTTGCACTCCTCCATTCACAAGATAGAGGAAGGACACCTTGCAGTGTACTACAG GGGTGGGGCGCTGCTGACTTCTCCCAATGGTCCTGGATATCACATTATGCTGCCTTTCATTACCACCTTCAGATCAGTGCAG aCTACTCTCCAAACGGATGAGATCAAGAATGTGCCTTGTGGAACCAG cggAGGGGTGATGATCTATTTCGACAGAATAGAAGTTGTCAACATGCTGGTCCCTTTAGCAG TGGTGGAAATTGTGAGGAACTACACCGCTGATTATGACAAAACTCTCATTTTCAACAAGATCCACCATGAGCTCAACCAGTTCTGCAGTGTGCACACGCTACAGGAGGTCTACATCGAGCTGTTTG aCATTATAGATGAGAACCTGAAGACTGCGTTGCAGAAAGATCTTAACTGTATGGCACCAGGACTTACAATACAG GCAGTCCGTGTTACCAAGCCAAAGATCCCAGAGTCTATCCGGAGGAACTTTGAACTCAT ggaAGCAGAAAAGACTCGTCTGCTAATAACAGCTCAGACTCAGAAAGTGGTGGAAAAGGAAGCAGAGACTGAAAGGAAGAAGGCCATTATTG AGGCTCAAAAAATGGCTCAGGTCGCCCAGATCCATTTCCAGCAGAAGGTgatggagaaagagacggagaagaagatcTCTGAAATCGAAG ATTCTGCTTACCTGGCCAGGGAGCGGGCAAAGGCTGATGCCGAGTTTTACACCGCTGCTAAGTCTGCTGAAGCAAACaag GTGAAGTTAACAACAGAGTACCTGGAGCTGATGAAGTACCAGGCCATAGCTGCTAACAGTAAGATCTACTTTGGCCAGGACATCCCAAACATGTTTGTGGAGGGAACCAACAGTCCACCTAAGCTGCCCAACGCTGAACCAGACTGGTTTAAAGGGAAACCAGAAGGCCAGTGA
- the spef1 gene encoding sperm flagellar protein 1 isoform X2: MSRELNEEELQELYAWIDKVPLSRPKRNITRDFSDGVMAAEVAKHFFPKLVDLHNYIPANSTAQKLSNWNLLNRKVFSKMNFHVPEETVKRIVLSAAGVIEPVLSTLREKIDKKLEHTTDNILDLEYFDTRNHEQPHAEIHQTEVAQLRGGDMKKDDKRRQRNCKPEHTVEFYTDMDPTLRIILQEKEQAVMGLQETVEILQMKVSRLEHLVHLKDMRIDELTRHLETYKTKGNPR, from the exons ATGAGCCGAGAGCTGAacgaagaggagctgcaggagctgtaCGCCTGGATAGACAAAGTGCCTCTGTCCCGGCCGAAGAGGAACATCACGAGGGACTTCAGCGACGGAG TGATGGCTGCCGAGGTGGCGAAGCACTTCTTCCCGAAGCTGGTGGACCTGCACAACTACATCCCTGCGAACTCCACAGCGCAGAAGCTCAGCAACTGGAACCTCCTCAACAG GAAGGTGTTTTCCAAGATGAACTTCCATGTGCCTGAAGAAACAGTGAAGAGGATCGTACTGAGCGCTGCGGGAGTGATAGAGCCTGTACTGAGCACCCTGAGGGAGAAGATAGACAAGAAACTAGAGCACACCACCGACAATATACTG GATTTGGAATACTTTGACACCAGGAACCACGAGCAACCTCATGCAG AAATTCATCAGACCGAAGTGGCTCAGTTGAGAGGAGGGGATATGAAAAAAGATGAcaagagaagacaaagaaactG TAAACCAGAGCACACAGTGGAGTTTTACACAGACATGGACCCAACTTTACGAATAATCCTGCAAGAAAAAGAGCAAGCGGTCATGGGTTTGCAGGAGACTGtggag atctTGCAGATGAAAGTGAGCAGGTTAGAGCATCTGGTTCACTTAAAGGACATGCGTATTGATGAGCTGACCCGGCACCTGGAGACGTACAAAACCAAAGGCAATCCACGCTGA